Proteins co-encoded in one Vibrio aquimaris genomic window:
- the sdhD gene encoding succinate dehydrogenase, hydrophobic membrane anchor protein, producing MVKHISSFGRNGVHDFLLIRASAIIMTLYTIYLVSFCAFADISYVSWTQFFGGTFTKVFTMLALVSVLIHAWIGLWQVLTDYIKCTKLRGFLQLGVIAVLFGYFFSGLFILWGA from the coding sequence ATGGTAAAACACATTTCATCTTTTGGTCGCAATGGTGTGCATGACTTTTTGCTAATCCGTGCATCGGCGATCATTATGACTCTTTACACTATATATTTAGTAAGCTTCTGTGCTTTCGCGGATATTTCTTACGTATCATGGACACAGTTCTTTGGTGGCACTTTCACAAAAGTATTTACTATGCTTGCTTTGGTATCAGTGCTTATCCACGCATGGATAGGCCTATGGCAAGTTCTTACAGACTACATTAAGTGCACCAAATTACGCGGTTTCCTTCAGTTGGGTGTAATCGCAGTGTTATTTGGCTACTTTTTTTCTGGTCTCTTTATTTTGTGGGGTGCGTAA
- a CDS encoding succinate dehydrogenase iron-sulfur subunit: MKLNFSLYRYNPDVDKKPYMKDYVLEVDEGSDMMVLDALILLKEQDPTIAFRRSCREGVCGSDGLNMNGKNGLACITPLSALKGRKLVIRPLPGLPVVRDLIVDMTQFYDNYAKVKPFLIDDDALPPSRENLQSPDERAHLDGLYECIMCACCTTSCPSFWWNPDKFIGPAGLLAAYRWLIDSRDTATDERLSNLDDAFSVFRCHSIMNCVSVCPKGLNPTKAIGHIKSMLVNRSV, encoded by the coding sequence ATGAAACTGAACTTCTCTTTGTATCGCTACAATCCAGATGTAGACAAAAAGCCTTACATGAAGGATTACGTTCTTGAGGTCGATGAAGGCTCTGACATGATGGTGTTAGACGCGTTAATTCTGCTGAAAGAGCAAGATCCGACTATCGCTTTTCGACGCTCATGTCGAGAAGGGGTTTGTGGTTCCGATGGTTTGAATATGAACGGCAAAAATGGTCTTGCATGTATCACGCCTTTGTCCGCTTTAAAAGGACGAAAATTAGTGATTCGTCCATTGCCTGGACTGCCTGTGGTACGCGACTTAATCGTCGATATGACCCAGTTCTATGATAATTACGCTAAGGTAAAACCTTTCTTGATTGACGATGATGCTCTGCCGCCGTCTCGTGAAAACCTGCAGTCTCCAGACGAGAGGGCTCATTTAGATGGTTTGTACGAGTGTATTATGTGTGCGTGCTGTACCACGTCATGCCCGTCATTCTGGTGGAACCCGGACAAATTCATTGGACCTGCTGGTCTATTAGCTGCTTATCGTTGGTTGATTGATAGCCGTGATACTGCAACCGATGAACGCTTGTCAAATCTTGATGATGCATTTAGCGTTTTCCGTTGTCATAGCATCATGAATTGTGTAAGTGTTTGTCCTAAAGGACTCAACCCGACGAAAGCCATAGGTCATATTAAATCTATGTTGGTTAATCGTTCGGTGTAA
- the odhB gene encoding 2-oxoglutarate dehydrogenase complex dihydrolipoyllysine-residue succinyltransferase: MTIEILVPDLPESVADATVATWHKKPGDAVERDEVLVDIETDKVVLEVPAPEAGVLEAIIEQEGATVLSKQLIAKLNPGAVAGEPTPDKTEAAEASPDKRHTASLTEETSDALSPAVRRLLAEHSLDAGQVKGTGVGGRITREDIEAHLASAKSAPETAASPSVDAPAAARSQKRVPMTRLRKTVANRLLEAKNSTAMLTTFNEVNMKPIMDLRKQYKDQFEERHGIRLGFMSFYVKAVTEALKRFPEVNASIDGDDIVYHNYFDISMAVSTPRGLVTPVLKDCDTLGFAEIEKGIKELAIKGRDGKLTVDELMGGNFTITNGGVFGSLMSTPIINPPQSAILGMHKIQDRPMAVDGKVEILPMMYLALSYDHRLIDGRESVGFLVTIKELLEDPARLLLDV; encoded by the coding sequence ATGACAATTGAAATTCTGGTTCCAGATTTACCTGAATCTGTTGCAGATGCGACAGTCGCAACATGGCACAAAAAACCAGGTGACGCAGTAGAGCGTGACGAAGTACTGGTTGATATTGAAACGGACAAAGTAGTCTTGGAAGTACCAGCACCTGAAGCTGGTGTTCTTGAAGCGATAATTGAACAGGAGGGAGCAACCGTTCTTTCCAAGCAACTTATTGCTAAGCTCAACCCAGGTGCCGTTGCTGGCGAGCCAACACCAGATAAAACGGAGGCTGCTGAAGCCTCTCCTGATAAGCGTCACACCGCCTCTCTTACTGAAGAGACAAGCGACGCTCTAAGCCCAGCAGTGCGCCGTCTATTAGCTGAGCACAGCTTAGATGCAGGCCAAGTAAAGGGCACAGGTGTGGGTGGTCGTATTACTCGTGAAGACATCGAGGCTCATCTAGCTAGTGCTAAATCTGCACCTGAGACAGCTGCATCACCAAGTGTTGATGCTCCTGCGGCAGCTCGTAGTCAGAAGCGTGTGCCTATGACACGTTTGCGCAAAACAGTAGCTAATCGTCTGCTTGAAGCGAAAAACAGCACTGCTATGTTGACGACGTTTAATGAAGTCAACATGAAGCCTATTATGGACCTACGTAAGCAATACAAAGATCAGTTCGAAGAGCGTCATGGTATTCGTCTCGGTTTCATGTCTTTCTATGTTAAAGCGGTTACTGAAGCCTTAAAACGTTTCCCAGAGGTAAATGCGTCGATAGATGGTGACGATATTGTTTATCATAACTATTTCGACATCAGCATGGCAGTTTCTACACCGCGCGGTTTGGTTACTCCTGTGCTTAAGGACTGTGACACGTTAGGTTTTGCTGAGATTGAAAAAGGCATAAAAGAGCTAGCTATCAAAGGTCGTGATGGAAAACTTACTGTTGATGAACTTATGGGCGGTAACTTCACAATCACAAACGGTGGTGTGTTTGGTTCATTAATGTCTACCCCTATCATTAACCCACCTCAGTCTGCAATTCTTGGTATGCACAAAATCCAAGATCGTCCTATGGCTGTGGATGGAAAGGTTGAAATCTTGCCTATGATGTACCTTGCCCTCTCTTACGATCACCGTCTAATTGATGGTCGAGAGTCAGTAGGTTTCTTGGTTACGATCAAAGAGCTCCTTGAAGATCCTGCACGTCTACTTCTTGACGTATAG
- a CDS encoding Nif3-like dinuclear metal center hexameric protein, translated as MKNTQLEQIINEKLSPQLVKDYAPNGLQVEGKLEVQSIVTGVTASQALVEKAIEKKADALLVHHGYFWKGEPEPIRGMKGNRIRALIKNDINLYGYHLPLDIHPELGNNAELARRLDIQVEGGLEGHPQSVAMFGRLNHPVTGKEFAQRINQALNRSPLHIAPENSEKLIETVGWCTGGGQDYIELAVKHGLDAFISGEISERTTYIAREMDIHYFAAGHHATERYGVKALGEWLAKEHGLDVEFVDIDNPV; from the coding sequence ATGAAAAATACACAATTAGAGCAAATTATAAACGAAAAACTCTCTCCTCAATTGGTAAAAGATTATGCTCCCAATGGGCTCCAAGTAGAAGGGAAGTTGGAGGTTCAATCTATAGTCACAGGAGTGACCGCTTCTCAAGCTTTGGTTGAAAAAGCAATAGAGAAGAAAGCGGATGCATTGCTTGTTCATCATGGCTATTTCTGGAAAGGTGAGCCCGAGCCAATTCGGGGAATGAAAGGCAATCGAATTCGCGCTCTGATAAAAAATGACATCAATTTGTATGGATACCACTTGCCACTGGACATACACCCAGAATTAGGCAATAACGCCGAATTGGCACGACGTCTCGATATTCAAGTTGAAGGGGGGCTGGAAGGGCACCCTCAGTCGGTTGCTATGTTTGGCCGATTAAACCATCCTGTCACAGGAAAAGAATTCGCCCAAAGAATTAATCAGGCCCTGAATCGTTCTCCACTACATATTGCACCCGAAAATAGCGAAAAGTTAATCGAAACTGTGGGCTGGTGTACCGGTGGGGGGCAGGATTATATTGAGCTAGCGGTTAAGCATGGCCTAGATGCGTTTATTTCCGGTGAAATATCCGAGAGAACCACTTACATCGCAAGGGAAATGGATATTCACTACTTTGCTGCAGGACATCATGCTACAGAGCGGTATGGAGTAAAAGCGTTAGGTGAATGGCTGGCAAAAGAGCATGGTTTAGACGTCGAGTTTGTCGACATAGACAACCCAGTGTAA
- a CDS encoding DUF1853 family protein has protein sequence MSNMLRFYHWISNTPPLFKLTPPFESLQSLSVQLPLDTDYRGNPRLGFIYQYLSTQLLISSGRYSLELEELQINDTNGQTLGAIDLILKNHQTNMQEHWEVAIKFYLLHQGVWYGPNAHDQLDKKLDRMLSHQLKMSSSTAFLADHPEMSRLSEHLLLQGRLYVNPFSSEVTPTHCLGYEINPSQISGFWCFEKQWEKIAEPLYELDKQHWATGIEKFERPLEKPNGRFVHAQTQQKVFWFIVPDDWPKRQKP, from the coding sequence ATGAGTAACATGTTGCGCTTTTACCATTGGATTTCGAATACACCTCCTTTGTTTAAGCTAACTCCCCCTTTTGAATCTCTACAGTCACTATCTGTTCAGCTTCCTTTGGATACTGACTATCGAGGTAACCCCAGATTGGGTTTCATTTACCAATACTTATCGACTCAACTGCTAATAAGTAGTGGCCGTTACAGCCTAGAATTAGAAGAGCTTCAAATCAATGACACTAATGGTCAAACATTAGGTGCCATTGATCTCATCCTTAAAAATCACCAAACCAATATGCAAGAACACTGGGAAGTCGCGATTAAGTTTTATCTCCTTCACCAAGGCGTTTGGTATGGACCTAATGCACACGATCAATTAGATAAAAAATTAGATAGAATGCTGTCACATCAGTTAAAAATGAGCAGTTCCACAGCATTTTTAGCCGATCATCCTGAAATGAGTCGTTTATCTGAACATCTGCTTTTACAAGGTCGACTCTACGTTAACCCTTTTTCATCGGAAGTGACTCCCACCCACTGTTTAGGATATGAAATAAACCCTTCTCAGATTTCAGGGTTTTGGTGTTTCGAGAAACAATGGGAAAAAATTGCTGAGCCACTTTACGAGCTAGATAAACAGCATTGGGCTACTGGCATAGAAAAGTTTGAACGGCCACTGGAAAAACCAAATGGCCGTTTTGTTCACGCACAAACTCAGCAGAAAGTATTTTGGTTTATCGTCCCTGACGATTGGCCGAAGAGACAAAAACCCTGA
- the sdhC gene encoding succinate dehydrogenase cytochrome b556 subunit, translated as MSKPVKERKSRPVNLDLQTINFPITAIASILHRVSGVITFVAIGILLWLLSISLSSPIGYAQAVDIVDGFIVKFILWGILTALSYHIAGGIRHLLMDLGHFEELESGAMSAKVAFAATVVLSVLAGILVW; from the coding sequence GTGAGCAAGCCCGTGAAAGAAAGAAAGTCAAGACCTGTTAATTTAGATTTACAGACGATAAACTTTCCGATCACTGCAATCGCATCCATTTTACACCGAGTTTCGGGAGTAATTACGTTTGTCGCGATCGGGATACTTCTTTGGTTACTATCCATTTCCCTGTCTTCCCCAATAGGTTATGCACAAGCTGTCGATATTGTCGACGGTTTCATTGTGAAATTTATTTTATGGGGTATTTTGACAGCTTTGTCCTACCATATAGCAGGTGGTATTCGTCATTTGCTAATGGATTTAGGTCATTTTGAAGAGCTGGAATCTGGCGCGATGAGTGCAAAGGTAGCATTTGCAGCAACAGTCGTTCTGTCAGTATTGGCGGGGATTTTAGTATGGTAA
- a CDS encoding citrate synthase, whose protein sequence is MADKKATLHVEGKAPIELPIMEGALGTPVIDVRTLGANGYFTFDPGFLATASCESQITYIDGGKGILLHRGYPIDQLANNADYLEVCYILLYGEAPTREQYEQFKLTVTRHTMVHEQIASFFHGFRRDAHPMAVMCGVVGALSAFYHDSMDINNDTHREITAYRLLSKMPTLAAMCYKYSIGQPFIYPRNDLTYAENFLHMMFANPCEDYEVNPVVARAMDKIFTLHADHEQNASTSTVRLAGSSGANPFACIAAGIASLWGPAHGGANEACLKMLEEIGSVDKIPEYIERAKDKDDPFRLMGFGHRVYKNYDPRATVMRETCHDVLEELNISDPLLDVAMELERIALSDEYFVSKKLYPNVDFYSGIILKAIGIPVSMFTVIFALSRTIGWIAHWNEMHSDPLNRIGRPRQLYTGKKQRNFKPLHDRD, encoded by the coding sequence ATGGCGGATAAGAAAGCGACCCTTCATGTCGAAGGGAAAGCGCCTATCGAACTGCCAATTATGGAAGGTGCTCTTGGCACTCCCGTAATTGATGTTCGAACACTTGGAGCAAACGGCTATTTCACGTTTGACCCAGGTTTTCTTGCCACTGCATCCTGTGAATCTCAAATCACCTACATTGACGGCGGAAAGGGTATCCTTTTACACCGTGGTTACCCTATTGATCAGCTTGCTAACAACGCTGATTATTTAGAGGTATGTTATATTCTTCTTTATGGTGAAGCCCCCACACGTGAACAGTACGAGCAATTTAAGCTCACAGTTACACGACACACTATGGTACATGAACAGATCGCGAGCTTTTTCCACGGATTCCGACGTGACGCTCACCCAATGGCCGTTATGTGCGGCGTAGTTGGAGCATTGTCTGCCTTCTATCATGACTCCATGGATATCAACAACGATACTCACCGCGAAATCACAGCATATCGTTTGTTGTCGAAAATGCCGACACTTGCCGCAATGTGTTACAAGTACTCGATTGGTCAGCCTTTCATTTATCCACGTAATGACTTGACCTATGCTGAAAACTTCCTGCATATGATGTTTGCTAACCCTTGTGAGGACTATGAAGTCAACCCCGTTGTCGCGAGAGCAATGGATAAGATATTCACTTTGCATGCGGATCATGAGCAAAACGCATCGACTTCTACTGTTCGTCTAGCTGGTTCTTCTGGTGCTAACCCATTCGCATGTATTGCCGCAGGTATCGCATCATTATGGGGACCTGCTCATGGAGGCGCAAATGAAGCATGTCTCAAGATGCTTGAAGAAATAGGTAGTGTTGATAAGATCCCTGAGTACATCGAACGTGCGAAAGACAAAGATGATCCATTCCGTCTAATGGGCTTTGGTCACCGAGTCTACAAAAATTACGATCCACGAGCGACGGTTATGCGTGAAACCTGTCATGATGTTCTAGAAGAGTTGAACATTAGCGATCCACTACTTGATGTTGCCATGGAGCTAGAGCGTATTGCTCTATCTGACGAATACTTCGTTTCGAAGAAACTGTATCCAAATGTTGACTTCTACTCAGGTATTATTCTTAAAGCCATCGGTATCCCCGTGTCTATGTTCACCGTAATCTTCGCGTTATCGAGAACAATAGGTTGGATTGCACATTGGAACGAAATGCATAGCGACCCTCTTAACCGCATTGGCCGTCCAAGACAGCTCTACACAGGCAAGAAGCAGCGTAACTTCAAGCCTTTGCATGACAGAGACTAA
- the sdhA gene encoding succinate dehydrogenase flavoprotein subunit, whose protein sequence is MSIPVREFDAVVIGAGGAGMRAALQISEQGLTCALLSKVFPTRSHTVSAQGGITVALGNSHKDDWQWHMYDTVKGSDYIGDQDAIEYMCKNGPDSVIELEKMGLPFSRFDNGTIYQRPFGGQSKEFGGEQAARTAAAADRTGHALLHTLYQQNVKYKTTIFSEWYALDLVKNQDGAVMGCTAICMESGEICYFKSKATVLATGGAGRIYSSTTNAHINTGDGVGMALRAGVPMQDMEMWQFHPTGIAGAGVLVTEGCRGEGGYLLNKDGERFMERYAPNAKDLAGRDVVARSMMIEIREGRGCDGPWGPHIKLKLDHLGKDVLESRLPGICELSRTFAHVDPVKEPIPVIPTCHYMMGGVPTQVSGQAIKQTADGSDVEVQGLYACGEIASVSVHGANRLGGNSLLDLVVFGRATGLHLGETLAAQAEARPATESDIEASLARTMRWENSTGGEDPVQIRKDLQTCMQNSFSVFREGDAMATGLEELKVIRERLKDAHLADKSSEFNTQRIECLELDNLMETAFSTAVAANYRTESRGAHARFDYPERDDENWLCHSIYNPETEAMAKRDVNMTPVHRDAFPPKVRTY, encoded by the coding sequence GTGTCTATTCCAGTTCGCGAATTTGATGCCGTAGTAATCGGCGCTGGTGGTGCAGGCATGCGTGCAGCACTGCAAATCTCAGAGCAAGGCCTAACCTGTGCTTTGCTGTCAAAAGTTTTTCCTACTCGTTCACATACTGTTTCTGCTCAAGGTGGTATCACAGTAGCCCTTGGTAACTCGCACAAGGACGATTGGCAGTGGCACATGTACGATACTGTCAAAGGTTCAGATTATATCGGCGACCAAGACGCTATCGAATACATGTGTAAAAATGGTCCTGATTCTGTTATTGAACTAGAAAAAATGGGGCTGCCATTTTCTCGCTTTGATAACGGAACCATTTATCAGCGTCCTTTTGGCGGCCAGTCGAAAGAATTCGGCGGAGAGCAAGCTGCTAGAACAGCAGCTGCTGCTGACCGTACAGGTCACGCTCTTCTCCATACCCTTTATCAGCAAAATGTTAAGTACAAAACTACCATATTTTCTGAGTGGTACGCGTTAGATTTGGTGAAAAACCAAGATGGCGCCGTAATGGGTTGTACTGCTATCTGCATGGAAAGCGGTGAAATATGCTACTTCAAGTCTAAAGCAACGGTATTAGCGACAGGCGGAGCGGGTCGAATTTATTCATCGACAACGAATGCACACATCAACACTGGTGATGGTGTAGGCATGGCATTACGCGCTGGCGTTCCTATGCAAGACATGGAAATGTGGCAGTTCCACCCAACTGGTATAGCTGGAGCGGGCGTACTCGTAACAGAAGGCTGTCGTGGAGAAGGTGGTTATCTTCTAAACAAAGATGGCGAGCGATTCATGGAACGCTATGCTCCGAATGCTAAGGATCTTGCTGGTCGAGACGTTGTTGCTCGTTCAATGATGATAGAAATTCGCGAGGGTCGCGGATGCGATGGTCCTTGGGGACCACATATCAAGCTTAAGCTTGATCATCTCGGTAAAGATGTTCTTGAGTCTCGTCTACCTGGTATTTGTGAACTTTCAAGAACCTTTGCTCACGTCGATCCAGTTAAAGAGCCAATCCCCGTAATTCCAACCTGTCACTACATGATGGGTGGCGTTCCAACTCAGGTTTCTGGACAAGCGATTAAACAAACCGCTGATGGCAGTGATGTTGAAGTTCAAGGTCTGTATGCCTGTGGTGAAATTGCCTCTGTTTCTGTACACGGTGCTAACCGCTTGGGAGGTAACTCTCTGCTTGACTTAGTCGTATTTGGCCGAGCAACGGGTCTTCACCTTGGTGAGACTTTGGCTGCGCAGGCAGAAGCTCGTCCTGCTACAGAATCTGACATTGAAGCATCACTAGCTCGAACTATGCGATGGGAAAATAGCACCGGCGGGGAAGACCCTGTTCAGATTCGTAAAGATCTACAAACCTGTATGCAAAATAGCTTCTCTGTGTTCCGTGAGGGTGATGCAATGGCGACAGGTTTGGAAGAACTTAAAGTTATTCGTGAACGTCTCAAAGATGCCCATCTTGCCGACAAGTCATCAGAATTCAACACTCAACGTATTGAATGTTTGGAACTAGATAACTTGATGGAAACGGCTTTTTCTACTGCGGTGGCTGCAAATTACCGCACTGAGAGTCGTGGAGCGCATGCGCGTTTCGATTATCCAGAGCGCGATGATGAAAACTGGTTGTGTCATTCAATTTACAATCCGGAAACGGAAGCAATGGCAAAACGCGATGTTAATATGACACCAGTTCATCGTGACGCATTTCCGCCTAAAGTTCGTACATACTAG
- the sucA gene encoding 2-oxoglutarate dehydrogenase E1 component, whose amino-acid sequence MHNGVMKAWLESSHLAGANATYVEDLYELYLSDPDLVSEEWKRVFEGLPKPSEEVKEQPHSRIRDYFRRLAQETKHYNVQVSDPDVDAKQVKVLQLINAYRFRGHEAAKLDPLGLWQRPTVVELDPTFHNLTEEDFEESFNVGSFAIGQETMLLKDIHSALNKIYCGSVGAEYMHMTNTEQKRWIQQRLESVVGQPSFSKQEKQEFLEELTAAEGLERYLGAKFPGAKRFSLEGGDALIPMMKELIRHAGKNGMREVVVGMAHRGRLNMLVNVLGKKPQDLFDEFAGKHDETWGTGDVKYHQGFSADFSTPGGDVHLVLAFNPSHLEIVNPVVIGSVRARQDRLGDTDGSTVLPITIHGDSAIAGQGVVAETFNMSQSRGYRVGGTVRIVVNNQVGFTTSNPNDTRSTMYCTDIAKMVQAPIFHVNADDPEAVAFVTRIALDYRNEFKRDVVIDLVCYRRHGHNEADEPNATQPLMYQKIKKHPTPRKLYADVLIERGEFGIDTATQLVNEYRDALDRGEVVVKEWRPMALHSVDWSPYIGHDWDVAWDSTYSKERLVELGQRICQYPDSHRLQSRVNKLYNDRMSMMSGEKALDWGMAETLAYATLVDDGKRIRISGQDSGRGTFFHRHSVLHNQTDASTFIPLANVHDKQGPFEVYDSVLSEEAVLAFEYGYATAEPGGLTIWEAQFGDFANGAQVVIDQFISSGEQKWARLCGLTMLLPHGYEGQGPEHSSARLERYLQLCAEQNMQVVVPSTPAQVYHMIRRQVVRPMRRPLIVMSPKSLLRHPLCTSTLDELAEGTFQPAIAEIDNLDPSKVERVVFCSGKVYFDLLEQRRSNEQEEVAIVRIEQLYPFPLEEVKAAIEQYTNVKDYVWCQEEPQNQGAWYSSQHNFRMAIPAGADLKYAGRAASASPAVGYMSVHLKQQKALVEDALTVNTTTSN is encoded by the coding sequence ATGCACAACGGCGTGATGAAGGCATGGCTCGAGTCTTCACACTTGGCTGGCGCCAATGCAACTTATGTAGAAGATCTCTACGAACTGTATCTAAGTGATCCCGACCTGGTAAGTGAGGAGTGGAAACGTGTATTTGAAGGTTTGCCCAAGCCTTCAGAAGAGGTGAAAGAACAGCCTCATTCACGTATCCGTGACTACTTCCGGCGTCTCGCTCAAGAAACAAAGCATTACAATGTCCAAGTTAGTGACCCAGATGTCGACGCAAAACAAGTAAAAGTTCTCCAGCTGATTAATGCCTACCGCTTTCGCGGTCATGAAGCAGCGAAACTTGATCCCCTCGGTTTATGGCAACGCCCTACGGTGGTGGAGCTAGACCCCACATTCCACAACCTCACCGAAGAAGACTTTGAAGAGTCGTTCAATGTTGGCTCCTTTGCAATTGGTCAAGAGACTATGTTGCTTAAGGATATCCACTCAGCCTTGAACAAAATTTATTGTGGTTCTGTTGGTGCAGAATATATGCACATGACAAACACTGAGCAAAAGCGCTGGATTCAACAGCGACTCGAGTCAGTTGTTGGTCAACCATCATTCTCGAAACAAGAGAAGCAAGAGTTCTTAGAAGAGCTGACTGCAGCGGAAGGACTGGAACGCTATCTGGGAGCCAAGTTCCCAGGAGCTAAACGCTTTTCTCTCGAAGGTGGTGATGCCCTCATTCCTATGATGAAGGAACTCATTAGGCATGCTGGTAAAAATGGCATGCGTGAAGTTGTCGTGGGTATGGCGCACCGTGGCCGATTGAATATGTTGGTCAATGTGCTCGGTAAAAAGCCTCAAGATCTGTTCGACGAGTTTGCTGGCAAGCATGATGAAACTTGGGGCACGGGTGACGTTAAATATCACCAAGGTTTTTCCGCTGATTTCTCAACGCCAGGCGGCGATGTTCACCTAGTACTAGCATTTAACCCTTCCCACTTAGAAATTGTTAACCCAGTGGTCATAGGGTCTGTTCGTGCGCGTCAGGATCGTTTAGGTGACACTGACGGAAGCACAGTACTTCCGATTACTATTCATGGTGATTCGGCGATTGCGGGACAGGGTGTTGTTGCTGAGACTTTCAACATGTCTCAGTCTCGAGGTTACCGGGTTGGTGGTACTGTACGTATTGTTGTGAACAATCAAGTCGGCTTCACAACGTCCAATCCAAATGATACTCGTTCGACAATGTACTGTACGGATATCGCCAAGATGGTTCAGGCGCCGATTTTCCATGTTAATGCAGATGATCCCGAAGCGGTCGCGTTTGTCACACGTATTGCATTGGATTATCGAAACGAGTTCAAACGAGATGTTGTGATTGATTTGGTATGTTATCGCCGACATGGTCACAATGAAGCAGATGAGCCAAATGCAACTCAGCCTTTGATGTACCAAAAGATCAAAAAGCACCCTACACCCCGTAAGCTGTATGCTGATGTTTTGATTGAACGCGGCGAGTTCGGTATTGATACTGCAACTCAGCTGGTTAATGAGTACCGTGATGCGCTTGACCGTGGTGAAGTCGTTGTAAAAGAATGGCGACCTATGGCACTGCATTCTGTCGATTGGTCCCCATACATTGGGCACGATTGGGATGTAGCGTGGGATAGTACCTACAGCAAGGAGCGTCTTGTTGAACTAGGGCAACGCATTTGCCAATACCCAGATAGCCACAGGCTGCAAAGCCGAGTCAATAAGCTATACAACGACCGTATGTCAATGATGAGCGGCGAAAAAGCACTAGATTGGGGTATGGCAGAAACCTTAGCATATGCAACCTTGGTTGACGATGGTAAGCGTATCCGTATTTCTGGTCAGGACTCTGGGCGTGGTACCTTCTTCCACCGCCACTCAGTGCTCCACAACCAGACCGATGCAAGTACTTTTATACCTCTCGCAAATGTACATGATAAACAAGGTCCGTTCGAAGTCTACGACTCTGTTTTATCAGAAGAAGCCGTTCTCGCGTTTGAGTATGGTTACGCTACTGCAGAGCCAGGTGGTCTTACCATTTGGGAAGCTCAATTTGGCGATTTTGCTAATGGAGCTCAAGTAGTTATAGACCAATTCATTTCGTCAGGTGAACAGAAGTGGGCACGTTTATGTGGCTTAACTATGTTGCTTCCTCATGGGTATGAAGGGCAAGGTCCTGAGCACTCATCAGCTCGCTTAGAACGTTACTTACAGTTGTGCGCTGAACAAAACATGCAGGTTGTTGTTCCTTCAACGCCGGCTCAGGTTTATCACATGATAAGACGTCAAGTGGTAAGGCCAATGCGCAGACCTCTTATAGTTATGTCTCCTAAATCACTGTTGAGACACCCTCTGTGCACATCGACTCTCGACGAGTTAGCCGAAGGCACTTTCCAACCCGCCATTGCTGAAATTGACAATTTAGATCCTAGCAAAGTGGAGCGAGTGGTCTTTTGTTCAGGGAAAGTTTACTTTGACTTGCTAGAACAGCGTCGCAGCAATGAGCAGGAAGAGGTTGCCATCGTGCGTATTGAGCAGCTTTATCCCTTCCCACTGGAAGAAGTCAAAGCGGCGATCGAACAGTACACAAATGTGAAAGATTACGTTTGGTGCCAGGAAGAGCCTCAAAACCAGGGCGCTTGGTATAGTAGTCAGCATAACTTCCGCATGGCGATTCCTGCTGGAGCGGATCTCAAGTACGCAGGTAGAGCAGCGTCTGCTTCGCCAGCGGTTGGCTACATGTCGGTACATTTAAAACAGCAGAAAGCGCTAGTTGAAGATGCGCTTACCGTTAATACAACAACTTCGAACTAA